The DNA sequence GATGACCCATCTCAATGAAGCCTCTGTCCTGTATAACCTCAAAGAGCGTTATGCAGCATGGATGATCTACGTAAGATAATCTGCTCAAAATTATGTCCATAAATCGTCTCCccttaagatgtttttttttacacattctgTCTCTCTCAGACCTACTCTGGGCTGTTCTGCGCCACCGTGAACCCCTACAAGTGGCTCCCAGTGTACGATTCCGAAGTTGTGAGTGCTTATCGAGGCAAGAAGCGTATGGAGGCTCCTCCCCACATCTTCTCAGTCTCTGACAATGCATACCAATTCATGCTTACTggtatgtaataataataagatgaaCACGTATATGTTCAAAGCCATTTGAGCCGACTGCTGTGGAAATACTACGTTACTGATTCCATGCTTCTGTTTGAACAGACAGGGAGAACCAGTCTGTGTTGATCACGTGAgttatattttcatttgtaaacTAAGAAACTCTtgtacaaaacattttcacacgTTTGTCTCTATTGTCCAGTGGAGAATCCGGTGCTGGAAAGACTGTGAACACCAAGCGTGTCATTCAGTACTTTGCCACCATCTCAGTTGGTGGTGATAAGAAAAAGGAGCAGGGAAAGTATCAGGTATGTTTGCTTAGTTTAGCGTGTTGTTTTGAGAGGTTCACTTGAACTTATTTGTGAATTTTAATTCTAATGACGATGACAGGGCTCACTGGAGGATCAGATTATAGCTGCCAATCCTCTTCTGGAAGCCTATGGTAATGCCAAAACTGTGAGGAATGACAACTCTTCCCGTTTTGTAAGTTTCCTGTGATTGCTACAGTGTACCGGTAATTCTTTTTACCTTTCAACAATGAATGAATCTAAACCTGTTACTTTTTAAACAGGGTAAATTCATCCGAATTCATTTTGGCACAACTGGCAAACTGGCTAGTGCTGATATTGAGACCTGTAAGTGGACAATCCACTGTGTGAAAATGCCTCGGCTGTAGTGCGAGAGACTGATTTCTTAAAATAATTGCAGATCTCCTAGAGAAGTCCAGAGTGACATTCCAGCTTCCTGATGAGAGAGGCTACCATATCTTCTACCAGATGATGACCAACCACAAACCAGAGCTGATTGGTATGGATCGTTGTAGTCTTTTGAAATGCAAGACTCAAATACTTGAACATCcaatgaaaaaaagtttgtttattCTTGCGGGGGTTTTTTCCCTACAGAAATGTCACTGATCACGACCAACCCTTATGACTTCCCTATGTGCAGTCAGGGACAGATCAGCGTGGCCAGCATTGATGACAAACTTGAGCTGGAAGCCACTGATGTGAGTGATTATATTTCAAATATTGTCTAGAACGTAAATAATCAACTCCTGAACGCTACATCTGACAgtacagttttattttgttgtttccaaCATTATCTTCTGAATGAATaattgtcgttgttgtttttttttaaatacacagaacGCCATTGATATTCTGGGTTTCAGTAACGAGGAGAAGATGAGCATCTACAAAATGACAGGTGCTGTCCTTCATCACGGTAACATGAAGTTCAAACAGAAGCAGCGCGAGGAGCAGGCAGAGCCCGACGGCACAGAGGGTATGTGGAGGCGTGGCGTGTACATGACGTCAGGCTTATTCTGTTGAACAAAGTCCATATAAGCTGTACTCGACCAAAAACTTCAGATGCGGATAAGGTTGCCTACCTGTTGGGTCTGAACTCCGCTGACATGCTGAAGGCTCTCTGCTATCCCAGAGTGAAAGTCGGAAATGAGTTTGTCACCAAGGGACAGACTGTACCTCAGGTAACATTgatcaaaataaagcaaatgtgaaaacaaataaataaataaacaaaccgataaatacataaataaataaataaaaggcagCACTTAAGGTAGGCTCTAAATATATTACTGACTCTCGGAGTTGATATTGTTTCTAGGTGCTGAACTCAGTAACAGCTCTTGCCAAGTCCATCTATGAGAGGATGTTCTTGTGGATGGTCATCCGTATCAACCAGATGTTGGATACGAAACAGTCAAGGCAGTACTTCATTGGTGTCCTGGATATTGCTGGCTTTGAAATCTTTGATGTAAGCTTCAGTCATGTGAAAAGATGAACAAGTTTCTTCGGGACGATAGTCCTTGTCATAATGAGTAAATGATTTGTCCTCACACAGTACAACAGCATGGAGCAGCTGTGCATCAACTTCACTAATGAGAAGTTGCAACAGTTCTTCAACCACCACATGTTTGTGCTGGAGCAAGAAGAGTACAAGAAGGAGGGTATTATTTGGGAGTTCATCGACTTTGGAATGGATCTGGCTGCCTGCATTGAGCTGATTGAAAAGGTACGCATTTGATTCCGAGGGCTAGATTTGTCGATGGCCGCGAACTAACCTGGATCACCGAAAATACCATAAATAATCGtctcctttgttttcttttcagccTATGGGTATCTTCTCCATCCTTGAAGAGGAGTGCATGTTCCCTAAGGCCACAGATACGTCATTCAAAAACAAGCTGTATGATCAGCATCTTGGCAAATGCAAAGCATTTGAGAAGCCAAAGCCTGCAAAGGGCAAGGCCGAGGCCCACTTCTCCCTTGTGCATTATGCTGGTACTGTGGATTACAACATCAGCGGCTGGCTGGACAAGAACAAGGATCCCCTCAACGAGTCTGTTGTGCAGCTCTACCAGAAGTCTTCAGTTAAACTCCTGGCTTTCCTTTATccacctgctgctgctgaggGTGTGCTGATAAAACACGTGTTCAATATCGCTGGCGTTGGGACGAATCCTCGAATCTCAGGATTCATCACTTTTCAAGAGACCCCCCCAAAACGGCATATTTGTTCAACCAATATAATAATTACATTGTCAAGGAGCACAAGCGATGTTCAACATTTTAGATTGGTCCAAAATTTGTAAAAGCAACACCCAGACATGTGGATGAACAGATAGCATAGATTCGcggttggaggaaaaaaaaaaaattaccaaactGTGACAATGGAGGATTTGGCCTGACGTCAACGATCGAGTAAATGCCATGAATATTCAATGTGATTCTAATGCTCCATCTCCCTCCAAAATGGTGAGTAGAAACTGGTGGCAAAAAGGGAGGCAAGAAAAAGGGTGGCTCTATGCAGACTGTATCTTCACAGTTCAGGGTAAGGCCTagtttgcccaaaaaaaaaacaacaacgtgaTTTTGCAACACACGTTACATTGTATTGACATGACAGTATAATGATGTTCATTGTTTTGTACTTTCAGGAGAACTTGGGGAAACTGATGACGAACTTGAGGAGCACTCATCCTCACTTTGTGCGTTGCCTGATTCCTAATGAGTCAAAGACTCCAGGTAATGTATGCTGCCAAAATCTGCGTAGAATGTCAGATACCGTTACATGGATGACATTATGACTTATAAAATCTTCACGGCTTGATACCAATTCCCATTTTTAGTTGTAGTATGCCACTATTAAAACAACCACGATGCAATGTGCCCCCTTTCCGTAGGTCTGATGGAGAACTTCCTGGTTATCCACCAGCTTAGGTGTAATGGTGTGCTTGAGGGTATCAGAATTTGCAGGAAAGGTTTCCCAAGCAGAATCCTGTATGGTGACTTCAAACAGAGGTATCATGAGCAATCATTTTAACAGCCATTTACCGTAAGTCAATCAAAAACAGTGATGGATTAAATGACTTTCACAATTAAAAGGTACAAGGTGCTGAATGCCAGCGTCATCCCTGAAGGACAGTTCATTGACAACAAGAAGGCTGCAGAGAAACTGCTTGGGTCAATTGATATTGACCATGACCAATACAGATTTGGTCACACGAAGGTAAACAGCTcttttcttaaaaataaaataaaataaaataaaataaataaaagttgaatGTAAAGGTGAACAATTATGGGAaagaattcctttttttttcttccttaaaaATCACGATTGCGATTTGATTTGCAATTTTCTCCTTTACTCaggtttttttcaataaatattcCCTATTAAAAAAACACTATCAAGTCTGTTGTGCGATACAAAATACCAaggtaaatgaaaataaagcatTCATTAATATCAAAGACAGATTATCTTCAACAATTACTggaataaacaaaatatttagaCGTGCAGTTTGGTAAGTGTTCAACACAACAACTTAATTCTTCCACACGGGTGTTGGTGTAAACATAAGTATATGGACTGTAAACCAGTGGTCTCCAACCTTTTTCGTATCATGGACCAGTTGAGACAAGGACACGCTGTTCGCATTTTTTCTCATCGCTTTTACAATGACAGTTTTGAAGCACTACTTCTGACAACGAAAATAAGGCGTATCAAATGTGATTTTCAAGTTTTCTAGCCgttcatttctgtgtttttCACGAGATATCAAGtttgtgactttttcttttttcaatctgGTTAGGTGTTCTTCAAAGCAGGTCTTCTGGGTACCCTTGAGGAAATGAGAGATGAGAAGCTGGCAGCTCTTGTCACCATGACTCAGGCCCTCTGCCGTGGTTACCTCATGAGGAAGGAGTTTGTGAAGATGATGGAGAGAAGGCATGTTAAGAATTGTAAAAACACTCTGGATTCATCAAAAAGAAATGCGCTGTGCATAACCGAAAACGTCtgtacacagggaggccatctTCACCATCCAGTATAATGTGCGGTCATTCATGAATGTCAAACATTGGCCATGGATGAAGGTGTACTACAAGATCAAGCCTCTGCTGAAGAGTGCTGAAACCGAGAAGGAGCTGGCCCAGATGAAGGAAAACTACGAGAAGATGACCTCTGACTTGGCCACTGCTCTTGCCAAGAAGAAGGAACTTGAGGAGAAGATGGTGTCTCTCCTTCAGGAGAAGAATGATCTCCAGCTGCAAGTTGCATCCGTGAGTAACAAGCCACTGACAGATTTTGCTGGGAACCAGGGTTTGGTGTGAGTAAAGGTGTTTGGTCAATGTGAAATAGGAATCAGAGAATCTGTCTGATGCTGAAGAGAGATGTGAGGGTCTTATCAAGAGTAAGATCCAATTGGAAGCCAAACTCAAGGAGACAACTGAGAGGTtggaagatgaagaggaaatCAATGCTGAGCTAACTGCAAAGAAGAGAAAACTGGAGGATGAGTGCTCTGAGCTCAAGAAGGATATTGATGACCTGGAGCTTACCTTGGCCAAAGTGGAGAAGGAGAAACATGCCACCGAAAACAAGGTGTGCaactctctgtctctgtctctctctctctctctctctctctctcgcacacacacagacactcattTATTCGTTTGTAGATATCTAtcgatttctctctctctctctctctctctctctctctctctctctctctccctctgaaCTTCAGAATTGAATTGAGAATGACCTCTAAATTCCAATGAAattcttgaatttgaatttacGTTTGAATTCAGGAGACAAACAGGAAGCAGAATTTCAAAAGAAATCGGAAATTAAGGAAGCAAAATTTAAATTCAATGAAATTCATTGTGCAAAATTAAACTTACAATGAACTTTTACAGGGTATGTATGAGCCTATTGACATGAATTTCTTGCAAATATTACTGTCAGGATTTCTGTAGACAAACTAAATTATACAAAATAGTAAAATGTAGTCCTCTTTTTTATGTACATTAAAAGCTTACTCAGAAGAAAAGAttattaaaattatatttttttaaatgaaagaatGGTAGAACCGCACTCCATTCCCAGAATATCTTTCTTCATCTAAGTCTTTAAAATGGCTTTctaaacattttcaacattctGTTTAGTGTCAGGTGTACACTATGTGATGAGAATGATGAGTTTCCCTGAATCGCATTGAATACAATTCCACTTCCTGTAATTCAAACTGAAGTCATCATCCGTGTGGGGTACAgccaattcaaattcaaacgaatacaatgaattgaattgaattctgCAATTATGAATTTTGCACAGCCCTGATTTGTACTCTCTTGTGTTTCCATTGTAGGTGAAGAACCTGACTGAGGAGATGGCTTCTCAGGATGAGACCATTGCAAAGTTGACCAAGGAGAAGAAAGCCCTTCAGGAGGCTCATCAGCAGACTCTTGATGACCTGCAGGCTGAGGAAGATAAGGTCAACACTCTGACCAAGGCCAAGACCAAGCTTGAGCAGCAAGTGGACGATGTACGTGAAGATAAGTTATTTTAGCATTGGAAAAACAAGATTTCACAATAATTAAATAGCATTACTCTGCAGCTTGAGGGTTCTCTGGAACAAGAGAAGAAGCTGCGTATGGACCTGGAGAGGGCCAAGAGAAAGCTTGAGGGTGACCTGAAACTAGCACAGGAATCCATCATGGACCTGGAGAATGACAAACAGCAGTCTGATGAGAAACTTAAAAAGTAAAAGCTATGTTCTTGATCTCATGATGCAATATTAACAATCACTTGTGAAGCAAGACACCACTACATATGACTAATCTTCACAGGAAGGACTTTGAAATCAGTCAGCTTCTTAGCAAGATTGAGGATGAGCAGTCAATGGGTGCCCAGCTTCAAAAGAAGATCAAAGAACTTCAGGTAAAATGTCCTCAATGTTACATGCTACATTTTAAAAACGAAGAGTGAATTTAAGTGTGTAACAAGAACATGTTCTTATAGGCCCGTATTGAGGAACTGGAGGAGGAAATTGAGGCAGAGCGTGCCGCTCGCGCCAAGGTTGAGAAACAGAGAGCGGATCTCTCCAGGGAACTTGAGGAGATCAGTGAGAGGCTGGAGGAGGCCGGAGGAGCCACCGCTGCTCAGATTGAGATGAACAAGAAGCGCGAGGCTGAGTTCCAGAAGCTGCGCCGTGATCTCGAGGAGTCCACCTTGCAGCATGAGGCCACTGCTGCCGCTCTGCGCAAGAAGCAGGCTGACAGTGTTGCTGAGTTGGGTGAACAGATTGACAACCTCCAGCGTGTCAAGCAGAAGCTGGAGAAGGAAAAGAGTGAATACAAGATGGAGATTGATGATCTCTCCAGCAACATGGAGGCTGTTGCCAAAGCAAAGGTGAATGTTTCACTTCAGTTTATCGGTAACGTGCACCAAGGAGTCTGATTTTAAGAATGAATTAATAATAGTCGTCATATTTTCAAACTACTAGGCAAATCTTGAAAAGATGTGCCGTACTCTTGAGGACCAACTTAGTGAACTGAAGAGCAAGAATGATGAGAATATCCGTCAGCTCAACGACCTGGGTGCACAGAAAGCTCGTCTTCTGACAGAAAATGGTATGATGAGGCAATCAAACTACAGTTTATAGGTGAATAACTAAACATACACGCTAACGCTACACGATGATGTTCAAACAAGGTGAGTTTGGCCGTCAAATTGAGGAAAAGGAAGCTCTGGTCTCACAGCTGACCAGAGGTAAACAGGCCTTTACCCAGCAGATTGAGGAATTGAAGAGACAGATTGAAGAGGAGGTCAAGGTAAGAAACATCATCCTCAACAACAATTTTGTTTCAAGACAGAAATGTACGAATCAAATATATTTGTCTTCCCAGGCCAAGAACGCTCTTGCCCATGGACtgcaatcagcccgccatgacTGCGATCTGCTGAGGGAGCAATTTGAGGAAGAGCAGGAGGCCAAGGCTGAGCTGCAGCGTGGAATGTCCAAAGCCAACTCCGAGGTGGCTCAGTGGAGAACTAAATATGAAACTGATGCCATCCAGCGCACTGAGGAGCTCGAGGAAGCCAAGTCAGTAtgatttaaaatttgaaaaataccATTGCCGCATACCGACAGCGGGTTTATTTCAGTGAACTTATCAcatcagttcattttttt is a window from the Hippocampus zosterae strain Florida chromosome 3, ASM2543408v3, whole genome shotgun sequence genome containing:
- the LOC127597641 gene encoding myosin heavy chain, fast skeletal muscle-like, with protein sequence MSTDAEMAIYGKAAIYLRKPEKERIEAQSKPFDAKSACYVADAKELYLKATILKKEGGKVTVKVLDTEEEKTVKEDDVTPMNPPKFDKIEDMAMMTHLNEASVLYNLKERYAAWMIYTYSGLFCATVNPYKWLPVYDSEVVSAYRGKKRMEAPPHIFSVSDNAYQFMLTDRENQSVLITGESGAGKTVNTKRVIQYFATISVGGDKKKEQGKYQGSLEDQIIAANPLLEAYGNAKTVRNDNSSRFGKFIRIHFGTTGKLASADIETYLLEKSRVTFQLPDERGYHIFYQMMTNHKPELIEMSLITTNPYDFPMCSQGQISVASIDDKLELEATDNAIDILGFSNEEKMSIYKMTGAVLHHGNMKFKQKQREEQAEPDGTEDADKVAYLLGLNSADMLKALCYPRVKVGNEFVTKGQTVPQVLNSVTALAKSIYERMFLWMVIRINQMLDTKQSRQYFIGVLDIAGFEIFDYNSMEQLCINFTNEKLQQFFNHHMFVLEQEEYKKEGIIWEFIDFGMDLAACIELIEKPMGIFSILEEECMFPKATDTSFKNKLYDQHLGKCKAFEKPKPAKGKAEAHFSLVHYAGTVDYNISGWLDKNKDPLNESVVQLYQKSSVKLLAFLYPPAAAEETGGKKGGKKKGGSMQTVSSQFRENLGKLMTNLRSTHPHFVRCLIPNESKTPGLMENFLVIHQLRCNGVLEGIRICRKGFPSRILYGDFKQRYKVLNASVIPEGQFIDNKKAAEKLLGSIDIDHDQYRFGHTKVFFKAGLLGTLEEMRDEKLAALVTMTQALCRGYLMRKEFVKMMERRHAIFTIQYNVRSFMNVKHWPWMKVYYKIKPLLKSAETEKELAQMKENYEKMTSDLATALAKKKELEEKMVSLLQEKNDLQLQVASESENLSDAEERCEGLIKSKIQLEAKLKETTERLEDEEEINAELTAKKRKLEDECSELKKDIDDLELTLAKVEKEKHATENKVKNLTEEMASQDETIAKLTKEKKALQEAHQQTLDDLQAEEDKVNTLTKAKTKLEQQVDDLEGSLEQEKKLRMDLERAKRKLEGDLKLAQESIMDLENDKQQSDEKLKKKDFEISQLLSKIEDEQSMGAQLQKKIKELQARIEELEEEIEAERAARAKVEKQRADLSRELEEISERLEEAGGATAAQIEMNKKREAEFQKLRRDLEESTLQHEATAAALRKKQADSVAELGEQIDNLQRVKQKLEKEKSEYKMEIDDLSSNMEAVAKAKANLEKMCRTLEDQLSELKSKNDENIRQLNDLGAQKARLLTENGEFGRQIEEKEALVSQLTRGKQAFTQQIEELKRQIEEEVKAKNALAHGLQSARHDCDLLREQFEEEQEAKAELQRGMSKANSEVAQWRTKYETDAIQRTEELEEAKKKLAQRLQEAEEQIEAVNSKCASLEKTKQRLQSEVEDLMIDVERANGLAANLDKKQRNFDKVLAEWKQKFEEGQAELEGAQKEARSLGTELFKMKNSYEEALDQLETMKRENKNLQQEISDLTEQIGETGKSIHELEKAKKQVETEKSEIQTALEEAEGTLEHEESKILRVQLELNQIKGEVDRKIAEKDEEMEQIKRNSQRVIDSMQSTLDSEVRSRNDALRIKKKMEGDLNEMEIQLSHANRQASESQKQLRIVQTQLKDAQLHLDDAVRAQDDLKEQAAMVDRRNGLMVAEIEELRAALEQTERGRKVAEQELVDASERVGLLHSQNTSLLNTKKKLESDLVQIQSEVDDTVQEARNAEEKAKKAITDAAMMAEELKKEQDTSAHLERMKKNLEVAVKDLQHRLDEAENLAMKGGKKQLQKLESRVRELETEVEAEQRRGAEAVKGVRKYERRVKELTYQTEEDKKNVIRLQDLVDKLQLKVKAYKRQAEEAEEQANVHLSKCRKVQHELEEAEERADIAESQVNKLRAKSRDSGKSKDSAE